In the genome of Chryseobacterium phocaeense, the window TTTATTTATTATCCCGAAGACCAGAGCTTTGGGGGCTATTATTATCCTTCCGGTTATGGTGGGAATCCTTATTCACAATGTCTACAGGGATCCGAACCAGATGGGAATCATCATGGCTGTGGTGATGTTCCTGATCAATATCTGGATGATTATTGATAACAGGGAGAAATATAAGGCTTTGATTAGTTAAAAAGATTATAGGTAAAAGGTGGCAGGTGGCAGTTATCTAAGACCGTATAATACCTGCTACCTGACACCTTTTACCTGCTACCTAAACAAAAGCACTGAAACCCGTAATTGATCTTCCCACAATCAGGGAATTGATTTCTTTTGTGCCT includes:
- a CDS encoding DoxX family protein, which produces MKIVKFILCLLFGLVFINAGLDKFLHYSPMPKLTAEQVKIFAAFGEIGWLIPLVGIVEIIGGLLFIIPKTRALGAIIILPVMVGILIHNVYRDPNQMGIIMAVVMFLINIWMIIDNREKYKALIS